AGCCAATACTTCGTTATTTTTAATATTAACTGCCACAACAGACGGTTCTTTTACAACAATTCCTTTTCCTTTCACATGCACCAATGTATTTGCTGTTCCCAAATCTATACCAATATCTCTTGCAAAAAAACTCATTTTTAAGTACCTCCTGTGTATTCCGGCTAAATAAAGCCTTGTTCTTTTAAACTAACATATCTTCCATCACCCAATATAATATGGTCTAATACCTTTATACCCAATATGTTTCCTGCATTTATTAACCTATCGGTTGTCTGTAAATCTTCTTTACTGGGTGTTGGGTCCCCACTGGGATGATTATGTATAAAAATAATACTGTTGCATCCACATTTAACAGCTTCGCTGAAAACTTCCCTGGGATGAACAATAGAAGCATTCAAACTCCCTATAGAAATACTTTCTGTTTTTAATACTTTATTTTTAGTATCAAGCAAAATAGCTTTAAACATTTCCTTTTTAAGGTATCGCATTTCTTCCATCATGAGATTACTTACATCACCTGGACTGTTTACAACATGGCGGACAATCCCGTTGC
This genomic stretch from Ruminiclostridium cellulolyticum H10 harbors:
- the radC gene encoding RadC family protein, producing MERLKIKELPVCERPYEKMSEVGAESLSNAELLAIIIKTGTKSYTAVELAQMVLKLSQDGRLSSLNNVSIEQFMKVKGIGRVKAIQIKAVLEFSKRVATSNGIVRHVVNSPGDVSNLMMEEMRYLKKEMFKAILLDTKNKVLKTESISIGSLNASIVHPREVFSEAVKCGCNSIIFIHNHPSGDPTPSKEDLQTTDRLINAGNILGIKVLDHIILGDGRYVSLKEQGFI